CATCAATGGCAGATTGGAACAGTGCGGCCTTAAAAGACAGAAGCTCCAAGCCCGAAGAAGTCCGTGCTTCAGGAAAAAAACTGACGTTTTGACCTCGTTGCAATGTTGCACAGATGGCACGGTTAATCGGTTCGATGTCGCGTCGTGAATTGCGGTTGATAAACACCGTTCCCGCGTTCTGCCCCATCTTGCCCAACACAGGCCAGCTTTTGATTTCCTGCTTGGCGATAAAGCTGCTCGGATAAACCGCGCTCATGGCAAAAATATCCAGCCAAGATACATGATTGGCGGCCACCAAGACTCCGTCCAAATGTTCGGGTGCAGGCTTACCTACCACCAATCCGATATCCAAAGCCGCCAAAGCACCTTTGCCCAACGCTATAACCGCCCGATTGCGCGACTCCGGGCAATCGCCATCGATACTGCGCAGGTTTTTCCCTGTTTTAAACAGCCAAACCGCCAAACGGTACAACCGATGCAGACGTGTAAAAATTGAAGCTCTGCTTGCCGACATAATCAATTCTTTTCCAAAAATAAATACT
Above is a window of Neisseria sp. Marseille-Q6792 DNA encoding:
- a CDS encoding 1-acylglycerol-3-phosphate O-acyltransferase encodes the protein MSASRASIFTRLHRLYRLAVWLFKTGKNLRSIDGDCPESRNRAVIALGKGALAALDIGLVVGKPAPEHLDGVLVAANHVSWLDIFAMSAVYPSSFIAKQEIKSWPVLGKMGQNAGTVFINRNSRRDIEPINRAICATLQRGQNVSFFPEARTSSGLELLSFKAALFQSAIDAGAKVLAVALRYYDEAGKRTDRPSYADVGLLTCLWRIVSMKKLTIKVDFICVSDAAESEDRYALKDKIEESIRTIIVSDLDDAV